The following coding sequences are from one Paenibacillus sp. FSL R5-0912 window:
- a CDS encoding SPFH domain-containing protein translates to MKEKTLHPVSGFWVVALIAICIGGGIYGAVQEYVALPVILFVAAGILCTSITVVQPNKSVVVTFFGQYVGTIATSGLFAVIPFSIRKTVSLRVRNFNSVKLKVNDVEGNPIEIAAVIVFKVINSAKALFDVDKYMAFVEIQSETALRHVASRYPYDNFNETGMSLRANADEIAKELAVELQERLSLSGVEVIEARLTHLAYSTEIASTMLQRQQASAILSARQIIVEGAVGMVDMAIRQLKESGVVELDEERKAAMINNLMVAIVSERGASPVINAGSLY, encoded by the coding sequence ATGAAAGAGAAAACATTGCATCCTGTCAGCGGATTCTGGGTGGTGGCTCTAATTGCCATTTGTATCGGGGGCGGCATTTACGGTGCCGTTCAGGAATACGTGGCATTGCCTGTCATCCTGTTTGTTGCAGCCGGTATTCTATGTACGAGTATTACCGTCGTTCAGCCGAACAAGTCAGTGGTCGTGACCTTCTTTGGCCAATATGTCGGTACGATTGCAACCAGCGGGTTATTCGCTGTAATTCCGTTCAGCATCCGCAAGACCGTATCGCTGCGGGTCCGCAACTTCAACAGCGTGAAGCTGAAGGTCAATGATGTGGAAGGAAATCCGATTGAGATTGCTGCGGTGATTGTATTCAAGGTCATTAATTCGGCCAAGGCGCTGTTTGATGTAGATAAGTATATGGCGTTTGTGGAAATCCAGAGTGAAACGGCGCTGCGTCATGTAGCGAGTAGATACCCTTACGATAACTTCAATGAGACCGGCATGTCCCTGCGGGCCAATGCCGATGAGATTGCCAAAGAACTGGCGGTGGAGCTGCAGGAGCGTCTGTCCTTATCCGGTGTAGAAGTGATCGAAGCCCGCCTGACCCATCTGGCCTACTCCACAGAGATCGCCAGCACAATGCTGCAGCGCCAGCAGGCTTCGGCCATTCTATCTGCACGCCAGATCATCGTAGAAGGTGCTGTCGGCATGGTGGATATGGCAATCCGCCAACTCAAAGAGAGCGGTGTAGTTGAACTGGACGAAGAACGCAAGGCGGCGATGATCAATAATCTGATGGTGGCGATTGTGTCGGAGCGCGGTGCGAGCCCAGTCATTAACGCTGGCTCGTTGTACTAA